Proteins co-encoded in one Paracrocinitomix mangrovi genomic window:
- a CDS encoding tetratricopeptide repeat-containing sensor histidine kinase — protein sequence MFRLMHHIVLGFILAFNFQLTSVAQIGQSFNNSSISEAKSPEEIRKNLKYAESIFNDSISTALQIIEDNLFYAIEHDYKNEQAQAYFILGKFNEQLGNLSIAVSDYKKSLTIQTELSNSQMIYTLNDKLGGLQTQLNQSKSAIQYHENAIIIANKLKDNRKETSSKIKLAELLIQQNKLKEGESYLTDASKESQKLNDVSLIVRSKIAMGRLEEKRGAINEAQNYYTEAKSLSEKNKLDSLANLAYLLLSELYGKQNDLSNSVQVQQQALEFNQMNGNSNTILNSSFNLSKTYLEQGKKTEAFKVLNDNVVHLDKEDNYDLKMDFVQTLSDIYEEEGMDKITEFQNQKYQNLLDSFKTEKQQKELQLAQKNEFLMSTENKMLLMEKDRELNQKMISVLQKEKELNNETIEKQRQITIGLVIGLGIIAIMLFFLFRNIRQKKKANQLLMLKSLRSQMNPHFIFNSLNSVNSFISKQDERSANKYLAEFSKLMREVLECSQQDFIPLSKEIEILRLYLNLEHFRFNSHFDFTFEVDERIQTDEYLIPPMLLQPFIENAIWHGLRYKDEKGELKIKFTKETDHIEVLISDNGIGREKSRQMKTMNQQKMKSTGISNAKNRLEIINEVFAKKLEIAIDDLDKSTHEGTVVQLKLY from the coding sequence GTGTTCAGATTAATGCACCATATCGTTTTAGGTTTTATCCTTGCTTTTAACTTTCAATTGACCTCTGTGGCGCAAATTGGACAGTCTTTTAATAACAGTTCAATAAGTGAAGCTAAAAGTCCCGAAGAAATAAGGAAAAACCTTAAGTATGCTGAATCTATTTTTAACGATAGTATTTCAACAGCTCTTCAAATAATTGAAGACAATCTCTTTTATGCAATAGAACATGACTACAAGAATGAGCAGGCTCAAGCATATTTTATTCTTGGAAAATTTAATGAGCAGTTAGGAAATCTCTCCATTGCTGTTTCAGATTATAAAAAATCGCTCACCATTCAAACAGAGCTTTCCAATTCACAGATGATTTACACTTTAAACGACAAATTGGGGGGTCTTCAAACTCAATTGAATCAAAGTAAATCTGCCATTCAGTATCATGAAAACGCCATAATAATTGCCAATAAACTAAAAGATAATAGAAAAGAAACGAGTTCGAAAATTAAGCTTGCAGAGCTATTGATTCAGCAAAACAAACTGAAAGAAGGTGAATCCTACCTGACGGATGCCTCAAAAGAGAGTCAAAAATTGAATGATGTTAGCTTAATAGTGAGATCTAAAATTGCAATGGGTAGGCTAGAAGAAAAAAGAGGTGCCATCAATGAAGCTCAAAATTATTACACAGAAGCAAAATCATTATCTGAAAAAAATAAATTAGATAGCCTGGCCAATCTTGCCTATTTACTTTTATCTGAACTATATGGTAAACAAAATGATTTATCTAACAGTGTTCAAGTACAACAGCAAGCTTTAGAATTTAATCAAATGAATGGGAATTCTAACACCATTCTGAACTCTTCTTTTAACCTCTCAAAAACATATTTGGAACAAGGGAAAAAAACGGAGGCATTCAAAGTGTTAAATGACAATGTAGTTCATTTAGATAAAGAGGATAATTATGACTTAAAAATGGATTTTGTGCAAACTTTATCTGACATATATGAAGAAGAGGGGATGGATAAAATCACGGAATTTCAAAATCAAAAATACCAGAACTTACTTGATTCTTTTAAAACAGAGAAACAGCAAAAAGAGCTGCAATTGGCTCAAAAAAATGAATTTTTGATGAGCACTGAAAACAAGATGCTTTTGATGGAAAAAGATCGGGAGCTAAACCAAAAAATGATTTCTGTTTTGCAAAAAGAAAAGGAGTTGAACAATGAAACGATTGAAAAGCAAAGACAGATAACAATTGGTTTGGTTATAGGACTTGGAATAATTGCAATAATGCTCTTTTTCTTATTCAGGAATATCCGTCAAAAGAAAAAAGCCAATCAGTTATTGATGCTCAAATCGTTGCGTAGTCAAATGAATCCGCACTTCATATTTAATTCACTTAATTCAGTAAATAGTTTCATTTCTAAACAGGATGAAAGATCAGCCAATAAATACCTTGCTGAGTTTTCTAAACTAATGCGAGAAGTGTTGGAATGTTCACAGCAAGATTTCATCCCACTGTCAAAAGAGATTGAAATTCTGAGATTATACTTGAACCTGGAGCATTTTAGATTCAATAGTCACTTTGATTTTACCTTTGAAGTTGATGAACGTATTCAAACAGACGAATATCTAATTCCTCCTATGTTGTTACAGCCTTTTATAGAAAATGCCATCTGGCACGGATTAAGATATAAGGATGAAAAAGGAGAATTAAAAATCAAGTTTACCAAAGAAACGGATCATATTGAAGTGTTGATTTCTGATAATGGAATAGGGAGAGAAAAGTCCAGGCAAATGAAAACCATGAATCAGCAAAAAATGAAATCAACGGGAATTTCAAATGCCAAAAATAGGTTGGAGATCATCAATGAGGTTTTTGCAAAGAAACTAGAAATTGCTATTGATGATTTGGATAAATCAACACATGAAGGAACCGTTGTACAATTAAAATTATACTAA